In the Myxococcus fulvus genome, one interval contains:
- the aceA gene encoding isocitrate lyase, translated as MYDATTTTPDASPHAKLHARRFEGIKRNYTDKDVLKLRGTLPISYTLAEVGAKRLWELLHTEDYINALGALTGNQAVQMVRAGLKAIYLSGWQVAADANSAGQMYPDQSLYPVDSVPTVVRKINNALRRADQIDHAEGKSDRYWFAPIMADAEAGFGGPLNAYELMKGMIEAGAAGVHFEDQLASEKKCGHMGGKVLVPTSHFIRTLTAARLAADVMGVPTLLVARTDADSAKLLMSDADEYDHAFIDRKNGRTSEGFYRINGGLDCAIARGLAYAPYADLVWCETSTPDLAQAKKFAESVREKFPNKLLAYNCSPSFNWKKNLDDATIAKFQRELGAMGYKFQFVTLAGFHALNHSMYELARKYKDRGMAAYSEFQQGEFGSEKDGYTATRHQREVGTGYFDQVAEVISGGSASTLALHESTEAHQF; from the coding sequence ATGTACGACGCCACCACGACCACCCCGGACGCCTCCCCTCACGCCAAGCTCCACGCTCGCCGCTTCGAGGGCATCAAGCGCAACTACACCGACAAGGACGTCCTGAAGCTGCGCGGCACGCTGCCCATCAGCTACACGCTGGCCGAGGTCGGCGCCAAGCGCCTGTGGGAGCTGCTCCACACCGAGGACTACATCAACGCGCTCGGCGCCCTCACCGGCAACCAGGCCGTGCAGATGGTCCGCGCGGGCCTCAAGGCCATCTACCTCTCCGGCTGGCAGGTCGCCGCCGACGCCAACTCCGCCGGGCAGATGTACCCGGACCAGAGCCTCTACCCGGTCGACTCCGTCCCCACCGTGGTGCGGAAGATCAACAACGCCCTGCGCCGCGCGGACCAGATCGACCACGCCGAGGGCAAGAGCGACCGCTACTGGTTCGCCCCCATCATGGCGGACGCCGAGGCCGGCTTCGGCGGCCCGCTCAACGCCTATGAGCTGATGAAGGGCATGATTGAAGCCGGCGCCGCGGGCGTCCACTTCGAGGACCAGTTGGCCAGCGAGAAGAAGTGTGGCCACATGGGCGGCAAGGTGCTGGTGCCCACCAGCCACTTCATCCGCACCCTCACCGCCGCGCGCCTCGCCGCCGACGTGATGGGCGTGCCCACCCTGCTCGTCGCTCGCACGGACGCCGACAGCGCCAAGCTGCTCATGTCCGACGCGGACGAGTACGACCACGCCTTCATCGACCGCAAGAACGGCCGCACCTCCGAGGGCTTCTACCGCATCAACGGCGGCCTCGACTGCGCCATCGCCCGCGGCCTGGCCTACGCGCCGTACGCGGACCTCGTGTGGTGCGAGACCAGCACCCCGGACCTCGCCCAGGCCAAGAAGTTCGCCGAGTCCGTCCGCGAGAAGTTCCCCAACAAGCTGCTCGCGTACAACTGCTCGCCGTCCTTCAACTGGAAGAAGAACCTGGACGACGCCACCATCGCCAAGTTCCAGCGTGAGCTGGGCGCCATGGGCTACAAGTTCCAGTTCGTCACCCTGGCCGGCTTCCACGCGCTGAACCACTCGATGTACGAGCTGGCGCGCAAGTACAAGGACCGCGGCATGGCGGCCTACAGCGAGTTCCAGCAGGGCGAGTTCGGCTCCGAGAAGGACGGCTACACCGCCACGCGTCACCAGCGCGAGGTCGGCACCGGCTACTTCGACCAGGTCGCCGAGGTCATCTCCGGCGGCTCCGCCAGCACCCTGGCGCTCCACGAGTCCACCGAGGCCCACCAGTTCTAA
- a CDS encoding PspC domain-containing protein: MDAMKRCSGCAEEIRMEASRCARCGIRVERLHRGVEGRAVAGVCAMLARELGIDVALVRVAVVVATLFSGGTLPLVYVLLWAFTPASALGRAPLQRTLNWLSRFGESEAPRLERRV; encoded by the coding sequence ATGGACGCGATGAAGCGGTGCTCGGGGTGCGCGGAGGAGATTCGGATGGAGGCCTCGCGCTGCGCCCGGTGTGGAATCCGGGTGGAGCGGCTGCACCGCGGCGTCGAGGGCCGCGCGGTCGCGGGAGTCTGCGCGATGCTCGCTCGCGAGCTGGGAATCGACGTGGCCCTGGTGCGCGTGGCGGTCGTCGTGGCCACCTTGTTCTCCGGCGGCACGCTTCCGCTCGTCTACGTCCTGCTCTGGGCGTTCACTCCTGCTTCCGCCCTGGGACGGGCTCCCTTGCAGCGCACGTTGAACTGGCTGTCGCGCTTCGGGGAGTCGGAGGCCCCTCGCCTGGAGCGGCGGGTCTAG
- a CDS encoding ELWxxDGT repeat protein codes for MMKPLCRLPLLLGLLAGCAPLVAEEPEPSGEESALSRGEWAPCGFTPSRLRNLGAARVDVHDLVHGEGVLYFAANDGVHGTELWKSSGTQGAGTLLVRDIARGPESSGPTELTRVGDRLFFLADDDVRGRALWVSDGTEAGTRLVKRVLPIGASFVENQTLVAYENRLYFSTVVPDGTDGYELWTSDGTEAGTFMVEDIAPGQASSFPRRFIVHDGFLFFVISMGDETWLVRGDGGPGITPLLEVHDGSLTEDTLIFRMKSVGRKLFFLVASDDNEASLYVTEGTASSTRRLRGFPGRYPHDLVALHGRLYFSAGAGLPEGEELWVSDGTPAGTRRVKDVRPGATGSEPAALAVAGGQLYFTADDGTHGRELWTSDGTARGTRLFKDLVPGAEGSSPANVTSIQDRLFFSATLAGRGAEPWVSDGTAAGTRALDELAPGPATSSPRDFIRSGWDVFFTAEQATGRELFALPFRPEAHCERKR; via the coding sequence ATGATGAAGCCCTTGTGTCGCCTTCCCCTGCTGCTGGGCCTGCTGGCGGGCTGCGCTCCGCTGGTGGCCGAAGAGCCGGAGCCCTCCGGCGAGGAGTCCGCGCTGTCCCGGGGGGAGTGGGCGCCCTGTGGCTTCACGCCGAGCAGGCTCAGGAACCTCGGCGCGGCGCGCGTCGACGTCCACGACCTCGTCCACGGGGAGGGCGTCCTCTACTTCGCCGCGAACGATGGGGTCCATGGCACCGAGCTCTGGAAGAGTAGCGGCACGCAGGGCGCGGGGACGCTCCTGGTCCGAGACATCGCACGAGGGCCCGAGAGCTCGGGGCCCACGGAGCTCACGCGGGTGGGGGACCGGCTCTTCTTCCTCGCGGATGACGACGTGCGAGGCCGCGCCTTGTGGGTGAGTGATGGCACCGAGGCAGGCACCCGCCTGGTGAAGCGGGTGCTCCCCATCGGCGCCAGCTTCGTGGAGAACCAGACGCTGGTGGCCTACGAGAACCGGCTCTACTTCTCCACCGTCGTCCCCGACGGCACGGATGGGTACGAGCTGTGGACGAGCGATGGCACCGAGGCGGGCACCTTCATGGTGGAGGACATCGCCCCCGGCCAGGCCAGCTCATTCCCGCGCCGCTTCATCGTCCATGACGGTTTCCTCTTCTTCGTCATCAGCATGGGGGATGAGACCTGGCTGGTGCGCGGTGACGGAGGCCCGGGCATCACGCCACTGCTCGAGGTCCACGACGGCTCGCTCACGGAGGACACGCTCATCTTCCGCATGAAGTCGGTGGGCAGGAAGCTCTTCTTCCTGGTGGCATCCGATGACAACGAGGCCAGCCTCTACGTCACGGAGGGCACGGCCTCCAGCACGCGCAGGCTCCGCGGCTTCCCGGGGCGATACCCCCACGACCTGGTCGCGCTCCACGGCAGGCTGTACTTCAGCGCCGGCGCGGGCCTCCCCGAGGGCGAGGAGCTCTGGGTCAGCGATGGCACGCCAGCGGGCACCCGGAGGGTGAAGGACGTGCGCCCGGGCGCGACAGGCTCGGAGCCCGCCGCCCTGGCGGTCGCTGGAGGGCAGCTCTACTTCACCGCGGATGATGGCACGCATGGGCGCGAGCTGTGGACGAGCGACGGCACGGCCCGTGGCACGAGGCTCTTCAAGGACCTCGTGCCCGGAGCCGAGGGGTCCTCGCCCGCGAACGTGACGTCCATTCAAGACAGGTTGTTCTTCAGCGCGACGCTGGCGGGACGTGGAGCCGAGCCTTGGGTGAGTGACGGCACGGCCGCTGGTACGCGGGCGCTCGACGAACTCGCACCTGGCCCCGCCACGTCCTCGCCTCGTGACTTCATCCGCTCCGGCTGGGACGTGTTCTTCACCGCGGAGCAGGCCACCGGGCGCGAGCTGTTCGCCCTGCCTTTCCGTCCCGAAGCCCACTGCGAGCGGAAGCGGTAG
- a CDS encoding TIGR04013 family B12-binding domain/radical SAM domain-containing protein produces the protein MVPHRPVSLVLSYQYPGKYAFTVLAGAVESDPALADVKLFFPRDRETLLSTVKERHDAGDTVVAAWSFYSASFAVSAEELAWVRERLEGRSVLCIAGGVHATAEPLQTLQAGFDLIAIGEGEHSLRELLGRVQRGEEPRDTHGVAHLKDGKLVQHGRGEGVKLDDFPPFAARNAMFGAIEITRGCIYACRFCQTPFMSKARFRHRSVANVAHWARELRRSGRRDIRFITPTSMSYGTGDETMSLAAVEELLAAVREAMAPDGRIYYGTFPSEVRPEHVTPEALAVLKRYVHNDNLIIGGQSGSERILQSTRRGHDVETVVRATRLAVEGGFVPNVDFILGLPGEEADDVAATVALMERLAELGARVHGHTFMPLPGTPYRDAPPGRVDAETQTKLDRLASQGRLYGHWKQQVALAEGIAQRRRPRAG, from the coding sequence ATGGTGCCGCACCGTCCCGTCTCGCTCGTCCTCAGCTATCAGTACCCGGGCAAGTACGCCTTCACCGTGCTGGCGGGCGCCGTCGAGTCGGACCCGGCGCTCGCGGACGTGAAGCTGTTCTTCCCCCGTGACCGCGAGACGCTGCTCTCCACCGTCAAGGAGCGCCACGACGCGGGAGACACCGTGGTCGCAGCGTGGTCCTTCTACTCGGCCAGCTTCGCGGTCTCCGCGGAGGAGCTGGCCTGGGTGCGCGAGCGGCTGGAAGGGCGCTCCGTCCTCTGCATCGCCGGCGGTGTGCACGCGACGGCCGAGCCGCTCCAGACGCTCCAGGCCGGCTTCGACCTCATCGCCATCGGCGAGGGCGAGCACTCCCTGCGCGAGCTGCTCGGCCGCGTCCAGCGCGGCGAGGAGCCCCGTGACACGCACGGCGTGGCCCACCTGAAGGACGGCAAGCTGGTGCAGCACGGGCGCGGGGAGGGCGTGAAGCTGGACGACTTCCCGCCGTTCGCCGCGCGCAACGCCATGTTCGGCGCCATCGAAATCACGCGCGGCTGCATCTACGCGTGCCGCTTCTGCCAGACGCCCTTCATGAGCAAGGCGCGCTTCCGCCACCGCTCCGTGGCCAACGTGGCGCACTGGGCTCGCGAGCTGCGCCGCTCGGGGCGCCGTGACATCCGCTTCATCACGCCGACGTCCATGTCCTACGGCACCGGCGACGAGACGATGAGCTTGGCCGCGGTGGAGGAGCTGCTCGCGGCCGTGCGCGAGGCCATGGCTCCCGACGGGCGCATCTACTACGGCACCTTCCCCTCCGAGGTCCGCCCCGAGCACGTCACGCCCGAGGCGCTCGCCGTCCTCAAGCGCTACGTCCACAACGACAACCTCATCATCGGCGGCCAGTCCGGCTCCGAGCGCATCCTCCAGAGCACCCGCCGGGGCCACGACGTGGAGACGGTGGTGCGGGCCACCCGCCTGGCCGTGGAGGGCGGCTTCGTGCCGAACGTGGACTTCATCCTCGGGCTGCCCGGTGAAGAGGCCGACGACGTCGCCGCCACCGTCGCGCTCATGGAGCGGCTGGCGGAGCTGGGCGCGCGCGTGCACGGCCACACGTTCATGCCGCTGCCGGGCACGCCCTACCGCGACGCGCCCCCCGGACGCGTCGACGCCGAGACGCAGACGAAGCTGGACCGGCTCGCCTCCCAGGGGCGGCTGTACGGCCACTGGAAGCAGCAGGTCGCCCTCGCGGAAGGCATCGCCCAGCGTCGCCGGCCCCGAGCGGGCTAG
- the aceB gene encoding malate synthase A — protein MPTEVPSSKSPAFSAGVEVKGPWHPDYAEVLTPAALDFVAKLVRAFGERREALLERRKQVQAAWRKGERPHFLPETKSVRDAQWTVAPLPPDLQDRRVEITGPVDRKMIINALNSGANVFMADFEDANSPTWDNVVRGQLNLRDAVRRSISFTGDNGKHYALVDKPAVLFVRPRGWHLPERHVEVDGKPISGSLFDFGLFFFHNVREQLARGTGPYFYLPKMQSHLEARLWNDVFLMAQDTLGIPRGTIKATVLIETLPAAFEMDEILYELREHSAGLNCGRWDYIFSFIKTLQSDTSVVLPDRGQVTMDKAFLNAYSQLLIQTCHRRGVHAMGGMAAFIPIKGDAAANEAVLEKVRADKLREAKNGHDGTWVAHPGLVSIARDIFDANMKGPNQLANKREDVRVTEADLLKVPSGTRTEEGLRHNLRVGIQYTAAWLGGLGCVPLYNLMEDAATAEISRAQVWQWLHHGASLDDGRKVTPELFQTLLSEEMAHLEKEGVHEKYGREHVQRARELFERLSTAPAFEDFLTLPAYAALDANR, from the coding sequence ATGCCCACGGAAGTCCCCTCTTCGAAGAGCCCGGCCTTCAGCGCTGGCGTAGAGGTGAAGGGGCCGTGGCACCCCGACTACGCCGAGGTGCTCACCCCGGCCGCCCTGGACTTCGTGGCGAAGCTGGTGCGCGCCTTCGGGGAGCGCCGCGAGGCCCTCCTGGAGCGTCGCAAGCAGGTCCAGGCCGCCTGGCGCAAGGGTGAGCGCCCCCACTTCCTCCCGGAGACGAAGTCCGTCCGGGACGCCCAGTGGACGGTCGCCCCGCTGCCCCCGGACCTCCAGGACCGCCGCGTGGAAATCACCGGCCCGGTGGACCGGAAGATGATCATCAACGCCCTCAACTCGGGCGCCAACGTCTTCATGGCGGACTTCGAGGACGCCAACAGCCCCACCTGGGACAACGTCGTGCGCGGCCAGCTCAACCTGCGCGACGCCGTGCGCCGCTCCATCTCCTTCACCGGCGACAACGGCAAGCACTACGCCCTGGTCGACAAGCCCGCCGTCCTCTTCGTGCGGCCCCGCGGCTGGCACCTGCCCGAGCGCCACGTCGAAGTCGACGGCAAGCCCATCTCCGGCTCCCTCTTCGACTTCGGCCTCTTCTTCTTCCACAACGTCCGCGAGCAGCTCGCCCGCGGCACCGGCCCCTACTTCTACCTGCCCAAGATGCAGAGCCACCTGGAGGCCCGCCTCTGGAACGACGTGTTCCTCATGGCCCAGGACACGCTCGGCATCCCCCGCGGCACCATCAAGGCCACCGTCCTCATCGAGACGCTCCCCGCGGCCTTCGAGATGGACGAAATCCTGTACGAGCTGCGCGAGCACTCCGCCGGCCTCAACTGCGGCCGCTGGGACTACATCTTCAGCTTCATCAAGACGCTCCAGTCCGACACCAGCGTCGTGCTGCCCGACCGCGGCCAGGTCACCATGGACAAGGCGTTCCTCAACGCCTACTCGCAGCTGCTCATCCAGACCTGCCACCGCCGCGGCGTGCACGCCATGGGCGGCATGGCGGCCTTCATCCCCATCAAGGGTGACGCCGCCGCCAACGAGGCCGTCCTGGAGAAGGTCCGCGCCGACAAGCTGCGCGAGGCGAAGAACGGCCACGACGGCACGTGGGTCGCCCACCCGGGCCTGGTCTCCATCGCGCGCGACATCTTCGACGCGAACATGAAGGGCCCAAACCAGCTCGCCAACAAGCGCGAGGACGTGCGCGTCACCGAGGCCGACCTGCTCAAGGTCCCCTCCGGCACCCGCACCGAGGAGGGCCTGCGCCACAACCTGCGCGTGGGCATCCAGTACACCGCCGCGTGGCTCGGCGGCCTGGGCTGCGTGCCCCTCTACAACCTCATGGAGGACGCGGCGACCGCCGAAATCTCCCGCGCCCAGGTGTGGCAGTGGCTGCACCACGGCGCCTCGCTCGACGACGGCCGCAAGGTCACGCCCGAGCTGTTCCAGACGCTGCTCTCCGAGGAGATGGCCCACCTGGAGAAGGAAGGCGTCCACGAGAAGTACGGCCGCGAGCACGTCCAGCGCGCCCGCGAGCTCTTCGAGCGCCTGTCCACCGCGCCCGCCTTCGAGGACTTCCTCACCCTGCCCGCCTACGCGGCGCTCGACGCCAACCGCTGA
- the clpP gene encoding ATP-dependent Clp endopeptidase proteolytic subunit ClpP, with the protein MNVPFVIETTHRGERAYDLYSRLLKDRIIMLGTPVNDDVANIIVAQLLFLESEDPDKGINLYINSPGGSVTAGLAIYDTMQYVKCPVSTICVGQAASMGALLLLAGAKGKRYALPNSRIMIHQPLGGAQGQATDIDIQAKEILRLRSYINGLIVKHTGHTVERIEKDTERDYFMSAEDARQYGLIDEVVEKQRLISPTPSNK; encoded by the coding sequence ATGAACGTCCCCTTCGTCATTGAGACCACGCACCGCGGCGAGCGGGCGTACGACCTGTACAGCCGGCTCCTCAAGGACCGCATCATCATGCTGGGCACGCCCGTCAACGATGACGTGGCCAACATCATCGTCGCCCAGCTGCTCTTCCTCGAGTCCGAGGACCCCGACAAGGGCATCAACCTCTACATCAACTCGCCCGGTGGCTCCGTCACCGCCGGCCTGGCCATCTACGACACCATGCAGTACGTGAAGTGTCCGGTGTCCACCATCTGCGTGGGACAGGCCGCCTCCATGGGCGCGCTGCTCCTGCTCGCCGGCGCCAAGGGCAAGCGCTACGCCCTGCCCAACAGCCGCATCATGATTCACCAGCCGCTCGGCGGCGCCCAGGGCCAGGCCACCGACATCGACATCCAGGCCAAGGAAATCCTCCGCCTGCGCAGCTACATCAACGGCCTCATCGTCAAGCACACCGGCCACACCGTCGAGCGCATCGAGAAGGACACCGAGCGCGACTACTTCATGAGCGCCGAGGACGCGCGCCAGTACGGCCTCATCGACGAGGTCGTGGAGAAGCAGCGCCTCATCTCCCCGACGCCGTCGAACAAGTAG
- a CDS encoding cation-translocating P-type ATPase, which produces MRIPVPVHRLPEAPREARGLTSEEVLTRRGRYGRNDVMARPRRSSLATLRESAGDPMLWFLVGMSALYLALGEVTEGLVLMGAIVPLLGMDAFLHHRTRASTEGLQSRLAARAFVLRDGREEQVPAVDVVVGDLVRVDAGAYFPADGLVVRGEGLQVEESSLTGESLPVGKRLLGHLPSGDAPPVEGRYWGLAGTRLLTGTAWVRVVYTGADTLYGSIVRSAEQGARARTPLQQAVAHLVSVLLVVAAGLCGVLAFVRWRQGFGWGDALLSAATLGVAALPEEFPLALTFFLGAGVYRLARRQALVRRAVSVENIGRVTCICSDKTGTLTEGRLRVVQVLPAEDLTREALLRAAALASREEGRDPLDTALLDEAARASVPTRGVTVRATFPFTEERRRETAVVEEGGALLAVMKGAPERVMACCALEDSVREAWTRRISALAREGRKVIACASQSLAPASWRGGEPDHGFFFLGIIACEDPIRAGVREAVRECQEAGLRTIMVTGDHPETAWTVARELGLGGARPVVMTGEALEADLEGARAPPAVDVVARALPAHKHALVRALQAHGEVVAATGDGVNDIPALQAADVGICMGERGTRGAREASSIVLLDDDFGTLVRAIAEGRQLFLNLQRCFQYLLLIHIPLVFTAALLPLAGYPLLYLPIHIVWLELIIHPTAMLAFQEAARPGRLGPARERRAARVFSSRQWATVVVVGGLLTVGLVWGYDRSLGVGRDVAHGRAVALASLTLASACFAAVLTGLRTRTARWICAVSLGVSVLLIQVRPIAVVLGLHPLHADDWARVGLGVLVALVPLLLTRGTRGLSPALGRRGPWPAPRRRHTAG; this is translated from the coding sequence ATGCGAATCCCCGTGCCCGTCCACCGCCTGCCCGAGGCCCCGCGAGAGGCCAGGGGGCTCACCTCCGAAGAGGTGCTGACACGGCGGGGGCGATACGGGCGCAATGACGTGATGGCGCGCCCACGGCGCTCGTCACTGGCGACGCTGCGCGAGTCCGCGGGGGACCCGATGCTCTGGTTCCTCGTGGGGATGAGCGCGCTCTACCTCGCCCTGGGCGAGGTGACGGAGGGGCTGGTGCTCATGGGGGCCATCGTCCCGTTACTCGGCATGGATGCCTTCCTCCATCATCGGACACGGGCCTCCACCGAGGGACTGCAGAGCCGGCTGGCGGCGCGGGCCTTCGTGCTGCGGGACGGGCGCGAAGAGCAGGTGCCCGCGGTGGACGTGGTGGTGGGGGACCTGGTGCGCGTAGACGCCGGCGCGTACTTCCCCGCCGATGGGCTGGTCGTGCGCGGCGAGGGGCTCCAGGTGGAAGAGTCCTCGCTGACGGGCGAGTCCCTGCCGGTGGGCAAGCGGCTTTTGGGACACCTGCCGTCCGGAGACGCGCCGCCCGTGGAGGGGCGCTACTGGGGCCTCGCGGGGACGCGCCTGCTGACGGGGACGGCCTGGGTGCGCGTGGTCTACACGGGCGCCGACACGCTCTACGGGAGCATCGTGCGCTCCGCCGAGCAGGGCGCGCGGGCCCGTACGCCGCTCCAGCAGGCCGTGGCGCACCTAGTCTCGGTGTTGTTGGTGGTGGCCGCCGGACTGTGTGGGGTCCTCGCCTTCGTTCGCTGGCGTCAGGGCTTTGGATGGGGGGACGCGCTGCTGAGCGCCGCCACGCTCGGCGTGGCCGCGCTCCCCGAGGAGTTCCCGCTGGCGCTCACCTTCTTCCTGGGGGCCGGCGTCTACAGGCTCGCGCGCAGGCAGGCCCTGGTGCGGCGCGCCGTCTCCGTGGAGAACATCGGCCGGGTGACGTGCATCTGCTCGGACAAGACGGGCACGTTGACCGAGGGACGTCTGCGGGTGGTCCAGGTGCTCCCCGCGGAGGACCTCACCCGGGAGGCGCTGCTGCGCGCGGCCGCGCTGGCGTCACGCGAGGAGGGGAGGGACCCGCTCGACACCGCGCTGCTCGACGAGGCGGCGCGCGCCTCGGTCCCCACGCGGGGCGTCACGGTCAGGGCCACGTTCCCCTTCACGGAGGAGCGTCGGCGTGAGACCGCGGTGGTGGAGGAGGGCGGGGCGCTGCTCGCCGTCATGAAGGGGGCGCCCGAGCGGGTGATGGCCTGTTGCGCGCTGGAGGACTCCGTCCGCGAGGCGTGGACCCGGAGGATTTCGGCGCTCGCGCGCGAGGGACGCAAGGTCATCGCGTGCGCGAGTCAGTCCCTGGCCCCTGCCTCGTGGCGCGGTGGAGAGCCGGACCACGGCTTCTTCTTCCTGGGCATCATCGCCTGCGAGGACCCGATTCGCGCCGGTGTCCGCGAGGCGGTGCGCGAATGCCAGGAGGCGGGGCTGCGCACCATCATGGTGACGGGGGACCACCCGGAGACGGCATGGACGGTGGCGCGGGAGCTGGGGCTCGGTGGCGCCCGGCCCGTGGTGATGACGGGCGAGGCGCTGGAGGCGGACCTGGAGGGCGCACGCGCGCCCCCGGCGGTGGACGTGGTGGCCCGGGCGCTGCCGGCCCACAAGCACGCGCTGGTGCGGGCGCTGCAGGCGCATGGCGAGGTGGTGGCGGCGACGGGGGATGGCGTGAACGACATCCCCGCGCTCCAGGCCGCGGACGTGGGCATCTGCATGGGCGAGCGTGGGACGCGCGGCGCGCGCGAGGCCTCCTCCATCGTCCTGCTCGACGATGACTTCGGCACGCTGGTGCGGGCCATCGCGGAGGGCCGGCAGCTCTTCCTCAACCTCCAGCGCTGCTTCCAGTACCTGCTGCTCATCCACATCCCCCTGGTGTTCACGGCCGCGCTGCTCCCGCTGGCGGGCTATCCGCTGCTGTACCTGCCCATCCACATCGTGTGGCTGGAGCTCATCATCCACCCCACGGCGATGCTGGCCTTCCAGGAGGCGGCGCGGCCGGGGCGTCTGGGGCCCGCCCGGGAGAGGCGGGCCGCGCGCGTCTTCTCCTCCCGACAGTGGGCCACCGTCGTGGTGGTGGGCGGGCTGCTGACCGTGGGGCTGGTCTGGGGATACGACCGGAGCCTCGGCGTCGGGCGCGACGTGGCGCATGGGCGCGCGGTGGCGCTGGCCTCGCTCACGCTCGCGAGCGCCTGCTTCGCGGCGGTCCTCACCGGGCTGCGCACCCGCACCGCCCGGTGGATCTGCGCGGTGTCCCTGGGCGTGTCCGTCCTGCTCATCCAGGTGCGCCCCATCGCGGTGGTGCTGGGGCTGCATCCGCTGCACGCCGATGACTGGGCGCGCGTCGGCCTGGGCGTCCTGGTGGCCCTGGTGCCCCTGCTGCTGACGCGAGGGACGCGCGGGCTCAGTCCCGCGCTCGGAAGAAGGGGCCCTTGGCCCGCTCCGCGGCGGCGACATACAGCAGGGTGA
- the fumC gene encoding class II fumarate hydratase — protein MSTRDVRIEKDTFGPIEVPADRLWGAQTQRSLQNFDISTERMPPALIRALVLVKKAAALVNVENGSLPREKGDAIVRAADEVLDGKHDAEFPLSLWQTGSGTQTNMNTNEVLANRASELLGGERGEQRRVHANDDVNKGQSSNDVFPTAMSVAAATAIAERVLPELDALRDVLSDKSRAFMDVVKIGRTHLQDATPLTLGQELSGYVAQLRHARAHLERVLPHLHELALGGTAVGTGLNAPKGYAERVAQEIARLTGLPFVTAPNKFEALAANDALVHAHGALKGLSSALFKIANDIRWLSSGPRSGLGEITIPENEPGSSIMPGKVNPTQSEALTMLCAQVMGNDVAVSVGGASGNFELNVFKPLIIHNVLQSCRLLADGMRSFRLHCAVGIEPNRSRIQENLERSLMLVTALNPHIGYDNAAKIAKTAHKEGKTLKEVAIQSGLVTAEQFDQWVRPEKMTGL, from the coding sequence TTGAGCACTCGCGACGTCCGCATCGAGAAGGACACCTTCGGCCCCATCGAGGTCCCCGCCGACCGCCTCTGGGGCGCCCAGACGCAGCGCAGCCTGCAGAACTTCGACATCTCCACCGAGCGCATGCCGCCCGCCCTCATTCGGGCGCTCGTGCTCGTCAAGAAGGCCGCCGCCCTCGTCAACGTCGAGAACGGCTCGCTCCCCCGCGAGAAGGGGGACGCCATCGTCCGCGCCGCCGATGAAGTCCTCGACGGCAAGCATGACGCGGAGTTCCCACTCAGCCTCTGGCAGACCGGCAGCGGCACCCAGACGAACATGAACACCAACGAGGTGCTCGCCAATCGCGCCTCGGAGCTGCTCGGCGGTGAGCGCGGGGAGCAACGCCGCGTCCACGCCAACGACGACGTCAACAAGGGGCAGAGCTCCAACGACGTCTTCCCCACCGCCATGAGCGTCGCCGCCGCGACCGCCATCGCCGAGCGCGTGCTCCCCGAGCTCGACGCGCTTCGCGACGTGCTCTCCGACAAGTCCCGCGCCTTCATGGACGTGGTGAAGATTGGCCGCACCCACCTCCAGGACGCCACGCCCCTCACCCTGGGCCAGGAACTGAGCGGCTATGTCGCGCAGCTGCGGCATGCGCGCGCCCACCTGGAGCGCGTGCTGCCCCACCTGCACGAGCTGGCCCTGGGGGGGACGGCTGTCGGCACGGGGCTCAATGCCCCCAAGGGGTATGCCGAGCGCGTCGCCCAGGAGATTGCCCGCCTCACCGGCCTGCCCTTCGTCACCGCCCCCAACAAGTTCGAGGCCCTGGCCGCCAACGACGCCCTGGTCCACGCGCACGGTGCCCTCAAGGGCCTGTCCTCCGCGCTCTTCAAGATCGCCAACGACATCCGCTGGCTGTCCTCCGGCCCCCGCTCCGGCCTGGGCGAAATCACCATCCCGGAGAACGAGCCCGGCAGCTCCATCATGCCCGGCAAGGTCAACCCCACCCAGAGCGAGGCCCTCACCATGCTCTGCGCCCAGGTCATGGGCAACGACGTCGCCGTCAGCGTGGGCGGCGCCTCCGGCAACTTCGAGCTCAACGTCTTCAAGCCCCTCATCATCCACAACGTCCTGCAGAGCTGCCGACTGCTCGCCGACGGCATGCGCAGCTTCCGCCTCCACTGCGCCGTGGGCATCGAGCCCAACCGCTCCCGCATCCAGGAGAACCTGGAGCGCAGCCTGATGCTCGTCACCGCCCTCAACCCGCACATCGGCTACGACAACGCCGCGAAGATCGCCAAGACGGCCCACAAGGAGGGCAAGACGCTCAAGGAGGTCGCCATCCAGTCAGGGCTCGTCACCGCCGAACAGTTCGACCAGTGGGTCCGCCCGGAGAAGATGACCGGCCTGTAG